The genome window TCCTCCTCGCGGAGCATCTGTTTCGCGACCCAGTTCGTCGAGACCGTGCTCTCGTAGTACCGCATCGACCTGCCCATGACCTTCGTCCGGAGCTTCTTGTGGACCTCGTAGGGAAGCAGCCTGCTGCTCCCCTTCTTCAGGCGGTACCCCTCGCGGTGCGAGACCTGGATGTCGTAGCCCATGTTGATGAGTTCCTTGATGTGCTTCCAGACCGCGGAGCGGGATATCCCGAGGACGTTGCTTATCTTCTCGCCGGTGACGGGACCGTCGCTCGTCTCGAGCACCTCGAGCACACGGAACGCTGCCTCGTGCATGGCGTTTACCTTCTCGCGGGGACCTGCTCGGTGGGGAGGGGGCAGGGATCCTTCCCGCAGACCTGTCTTAATATCTCCGACTGGTGCTCCATCAGGGTGGCAAGATCGAAGATCCCCGTGATGTCCACGACACCGATGGCACCGAGGACACCGCCGGAAGAGTCCCGCACGGGCGCGACGATGACGGGGACACCCCTGTACGCGCCCGTCTTCGGCGTCGTCTTGATAAGCCTGTTCTCCCTGATGACGTCCTCGAGCACGGGGCCCGTGTAGTTCCTGTCCACGACTGTCCCGTTCTCTATCCGTATCCCCGGCCTGCTCGCGGACCGCGCCGTGATGGGGAGCCTGTGGAGGATCTCGTGGAGCGCGAGCCCGACCGGCTCGAGGTCTTCCGGCCCGGACTCCGCGGAGATGACGTAGCGGTTCATGGGCAGATCCTTACCCTGATCCGTGGACTTCGGTCACAATAATGTTTCCGACGCTCCCGCGCAGAATTGCCTGATAAATGCCGCAGAAGGGTATTCGTGGACAGACGTGACGATCGCCTCGCCGCTGCCCACCGTGCACCGGAGGATGACGGGGCCGTCGGGGTTCCTCGCGACCACCTCGCAGTCGTGCTCCGGGAAGAACCCGTCGCACGCGAGGGTGGAAGGGTCGTACCCTGCAAAGAGGGAGGCGCAGGCGTGGCCCGCGACGCACTCGACACCCCCCTCCCTCTCCCTGTGGGTGTATGCCACGCGGAACGGGAGCCAGTCGTACGCGTCGCCCCTGTCCATCCCCGGCGAGAAGACGAGCAATCTCCCCCCATTCGAGAGGAACCTTTGGATCCGCGCCGAGGATGCCCGGAGCGCCGGCAGGAGGCGGGAGTATGCGGGGTTCCCGAACCCCGCGGGGACGACGAGGACCGCGAACCTCCCGCGGAAGAATGGTGCAGCGAGGAGCGCGGGGGTGACCTTCTCGCAGCAGGCCCCGCACCCGTCGAGGAACCGCGCAAAGACGGTCTCGCCGTCCCAGAGGAGACCGATCCTCGGGGTCACCCCTTGATCACCGCCAGCGGCTCGAGGCGCGCGACGAGGCGTGAGATGCCGACCTCGTGGACGACGCGCACGACCTCCCCGCTCGGCTTGTACACGTCGGGGGCCTCGTCGGCGAGGGAGGCGTCGCCCGGCGCCCTCACCGCGATCCCCCTCCTCTCGAGCCCCTCGCGGATCTCCCTGCCCGTGATCTTCCTCTTCGCCTGCGTCCTGCTCATCACCCTCCCCGCCCCGTGGCACGTGCTGCCGAATGTCTTCTCCATCGCGGTTTCTGTCCCCCGGAGGACGAAGGAGGGCGTCCCCATGCTGCCCGGGATGATGACCGGCTGGCCCGTCCGCGCGTAGGCGTCCGGAATCCCCGGGGAACCGGGGCCGAATGCCCTCGTCGCCCCCTTCCGGTGGACGCAGAGCTTCATCCTCTTCCCGTCGACGACGTGCTCCTCGACCTTCGCGACGTTGTGGGCGACGTCGTACACGAGCCGCATCTCCTTCTCCGGCACGCGGTACATCTCGGCGAGGACCTTCCTCGTCCTGTGCATGATCACCTGCCTGTTCGCCCACGCGTAGTTGGCCGACGCGGCCATCGCCCCGAAGTACGCCCTCCCCTCCGGCGACTCGAGGGGCGCGCACGCGAGCTGGCGGTCGGGGAGGGAGATCCCGTACTTCTTCGTCGCCGCCTCGAGGACGCGGAGGTGGTCCGTGCAGACCTGGTGGCCGAGTCCCCGCGAACCGCAGTGGACCATGATGCAAACCTGGCCGGGGTGGAGTCCGAACGCGGCGGCGGTCTCCTGGTCGTACACCTCCCTCACGACCTGGACCTCGAGGAAGTGGTTGCCCGAGCCGAGCGTCCCGCTCTGCGGCAGGCCCCGGGACCGCGCCTTCGCGGAGACCGCGGAGGGGTCGGCACCCTCCATCCTCCCGCCCTCCTCGCAGAACGCCGTGTCCTCGTCCCTCCCGAAGCCCTTCCTGACCGCCCACCGCGCGCCTTCGAGGAGGGTCTCGTCAAGCTCCCTCTCCGAGATCCTGAAGCTGCTCTTCCCCCCGACGCCGGTCGGGATCTCGCGGTAGAGCCGGTCGGCGAGTTCCCTCCGGTTCGTGACGTCCGCTTCCCGCAGCGGCGTGGACATGAGCCGGACCCCGCAGTTG of Methanolinea sp. contains these proteins:
- a CDS encoding DUF2111 domain-containing protein, with translation MNRYVISAESGPEDLEPVGLALHEILHRLPITARSASRPGIRIENGTVVDRNYTGPVLEDVIRENRLIKTTPKTGAYRGVPVIVAPVRDSSGGVLGAIGVVDITGIFDLATLMEHQSEILRQVCGKDPCPLPTEQVPARR
- a CDS encoding RtcB family protein, with protein sequence MFPGIQNLGPYEWQVPVGYVPGMRVPGVFYLSEALAGTLEEGAVRQLANVATMPGIVKRSLAMPDIHWGYGFPIGGVAAFSFDGGVISPGGVGFDINCGVRLMSTPLREADVTNRRELADRLYREIPTGVGGKSSFRISERELDETLLEGARWAVRKGFGRDEDTAFCEEGGRMEGADPSAVSAKARSRGLPQSGTLGSGNHFLEVQVVREVYDQETAAAFGLHPGQVCIMVHCGSRGLGHQVCTDHLRVLEAATKKYGISLPDRQLACAPLESPEGRAYFGAMAASANYAWANRQVIMHRTRKVLAEMYRVPEKEMRLVYDVAHNVAKVEEHVVDGKRMKLCVHRKGATRAFGPGSPGIPDAYARTGQPVIIPGSMGTPSFVLRGTETAMEKTFGSTCHGAGRVMSRTQAKRKITGREIREGLERRGIAVRAPGDASLADEAPDVYKPSGEVVRVVHEVGISRLVARLEPLAVIKG